In one Sporomusa sphaeroides DSM 2875 genomic region, the following are encoded:
- a CDS encoding TIGR04086 family membrane protein codes for MAKLSRRAKNYPQTPRNTNMPMAVFKGVAVSIAISLFCAVCLSLISLLSDSRFIDSYIEYIMVAVTMTSIFAGSMYAAKQVAGKGLLIGCAVGVIYVLFSVGIGLELGQSQVSWLMLGNKFAAGSLAGALGGFIGVNL; via the coding sequence ATGGCCAAACTGTCCCGGCGTGCAAAAAATTATCCCCAGACTCCGCGCAATACAAATATGCCGATGGCTGTCTTTAAAGGAGTAGCCGTTAGCATTGCTATCTCGCTTTTTTGCGCCGTATGCCTTTCCCTAATTAGCCTGCTGTCTGACAGTAGATTTATTGATAGCTATATTGAATATATAATGGTTGCGGTAACTATGACCAGCATTTTTGCCGGCAGTATGTATGCAGCAAAACAAGTTGCCGGCAAAGGCCTGCTCATCGGTTGTGCTGTAGGTGTTATCTATGTACTGTTTTCCGTAGGAATAGGTCTTGAGTTAGGGCAGAGCCAAGTATCCTGGCTCATGCTGGGCAATAAATTTGCCGCAGGCAGCTTAGCAGGAGCACTTGGTGGTTTTATTGGCGTAAATTTATAA